CTCATCACATTATTATACAgacaacattacattacatcatcattacattacatcatcattacattacatcatcattatATTACATGGTCGCATTATTGTACAGATAACATTACATCATCATAACATTACAtcatcattacattacatcatcattacattacatgGTCACATTATTGTACAGATAACATTACAtcatcattacattacatcatcattacattacatcatcattacatcatcattacATGGTCACATTAGTAAAAATCATCTGttcttaaaaaataatgaacattgGAGAGGTGTCATGTGATTAATGTCATGTGATTAATGTCATGTGATTAATGTCATGTGATTAATGCTGACGTGTGAATCCCAGCACCAGGAATTTCATTAAaacatctgacacacactcaacatCGCCACAGCAAAGCTCTGCTCAccgctcttacacacacttctacacttccacacacttctacacttccacacacacacttccacacttccacacacacacacttctacacttacacacacacacacttctacacttacacacacacacttctacacttacatacttacacacacagactaacttacacatttctacactaacacacacttacattcttacatacacacagagactaacacacacacttacatacttacacactcacacagtccaCTCACACATATTTTTAACTTAACAGAGAATGGAGGTAAAGTGCACATAGTGTTACAGACCCATTATAACAGGTTTATAACTCTGCCAGTGTCCCCTCTGGAAGGCAGTGATGGGCTGCTCTGTGATCAGCTCACCATCCACATGAGGTCCCCACGTCTCAAACACCTCCAGGAACCGGAACGGGTTGATGATTTTAGAACCTTCAGAAAAAGAGGAGGTGAGACATCTCTATTATCTCTATTATCAAGGTTCAGGGTTCAGGACTAATATAAACTGAGATACTGACAGGCTTCAATATCTCACTGATACCAAGAGATTTATTCTGAACTCATTCTCAGGATTGTTTACACGGAAGATCAACAGAATCCAGAATCACTAATGTGAAATATCTTTCATTTACACACCTGAACTAAATGACCTGAAAAAACTTGTTTCCAAACAAATCCATAAATAAAGACATATAAGTCTAGTCTTTCAATCAGGActaaagtaatggcaccctgtaCTATGTGCCTCTGATGTGCTGCAGTGGAACATTATAGCGGAGGTTTTGGCACAATGCTGCATTTAGAAGACGTTCTTTCATTGTTAAATCCCCCTTTTATCATTTTCAcctctttttgtattttgtggcTAAATAGAAATCTGTGTCTTGAAGAAATTTGGTGTGGATTTTTTGCTTCAGTCAGCTGAAAACTTTACAAAGAGATTCATCATTGATAAAGAGAGTAAAGATGATGGTTCAgagctgtgtgagtgttgaAACTCGTCCTGAAAGAGAACtccacagtgtgtgtttcagcacaCTGCAGGATCCTGTGGCTGTTATGTAAGATCATACTGTAGGACATCATAATGTTCTACACTTCAGGTCCACATCATGGAGGAGGTTGTGGCTGCAGGAAGCTGCTGTTCTGTAACTTTCAGCTGCTGAAGTTTTGAATGTTTCTGGCTTTGCTGAATCATCTCACATGTACAGCACACTTCAGTATCTTTAACTCAGATTTATAAATAAGTGAAAACTGTGTTGAGTTCATCAGGGATGTTTCAGCTGGTGGCCACCAGGAGATTCCAGAACCTAAAATCTCCCTGAAATTGTGTGTTTGGGTTCCTGCAGTAAAATTACaagaatatttgtgtgtgtgtctgtgtgtttgtgtgtgtacctgcattAACCTGAGCCTGCAGGACAGTGAGTGCGCTGAGGGAGCGAAGACACTGCAGGTCAGACACTGAGCAGTTCGTCTGTTTCACAACGTTCCTGCCCAACTTCATGGCATCCCACCTACAGTATCATAaagtatgagtgtgtatgtatgtgtgtgagtgcatgtgtgatgtgtgttagtgtgtgttagtgtgtgtgtgtgtgtgtgtgtgagtgtatgtatgtgagtgcatgtgtgatgtgtgttagtgtatgtgtgtgagagtgtgtgtatgtatgtatgtgtgtgagtgtatgtatgtgagtgcatgtgtgatgtgtgttagtgtgtgtgtgtgagtgcatgtgtgatgtatgttagtgtgtgtgtttgttagtgtgtatgttagtctgtgtgtgtgagtgtatgtatgtgagtgcatgtgtgatgtgtgttagtgtgtgtgtgtgagagtgtgtgtgtgtgagtgtatgtatgtgagtgcatgtgtgatgtgtgttagtgtgttgtttgttagtgtgtgtgttagtctgtgtgtgtgtgagtgtatgtatgtgagtgcatgtgtgatgtgtgttagtgtgtgagtgtgtgtgtatgtgagtgcatgtgtgatgtgtgttagtgtgtgagtgtgtgtgtatgtgagtgcatgtgtgatgtgtgttagtgtgtgttaatgtgtgagttagtgtgtgtgtgtgtgtgtgtgttagtgtgtgagtgttaccTGGTTTTGAGGGGGATGGAGAAAGGCTGACTCTGTATGGTAGCATGTCTGAACAGATCTTCACTGCTGTTGATCATCAGGTGTAAACACACTGACTGAGCACCAGCACTTTCACCAAATAgtgtcacctacacacacacacacacacacacacacacacacacacacacacacacagactttcccTCTGCTGACTGGACTATAGTTTTTGTAGCTGATAGAATGTCTAAAATGAGTGAGTTCCTCTtgtcacacacaccttctctggGTCTCCACCAAACCCTGCGATGTTTGTTTGGACCCAGTGCAGAGCCGCCTGCTGGTCCAGAATTCCGTAATTTCCTACTGCAGATCTTTCCGGATCTTGCCCCGTCACCAGGAACCCGAATGCCCCTGTACAACAGCCATGGTTACCATGGTTACAGGGTTAAATAAATAGTGTTGTGttgtccacacacacctcaaaacatccgtttttttaagctttaagaAGTAAGAAAAGGTGAAAAGATTCATTTATGAcctgtgatgtacagagtgtagaTTAACACAAGGAACAGGAAGACTTTTGCAAATACTTTTGATATTTCCAAAACAAGTCTCTTAATCCTCATTTACATATTGTATTGTTCCCTCCCATTAATTTGCATGTGACATCGCTGACATGATGATTGTAAATCTGTATCACGTTTAATAAactcactgcacacacaaactgtcaCTCATCATGACTCGGAGCTGATGTGTTTATAGTGTGTCTCACCCAGGCGATACTCCACATTTACCACCAGAGTGTTGCTATAGTTACTGATGAAGCTTCCATCATACAGAGGTTTGGAGGCGGAGCCGGCGATGAAGTCACCTCCGTGGATCCACACCATGACAGGAAGCTGAGCTGTGGTCTTCACTGAGAGCTTCACACTCACAGGAACATATATGTTCAGGTACAGACAGTCCTCgttcacctgaacacacaccatgtggAAAAAAACTCTAACCGAATATGTAACaataactacctcgggtcacggggagcctgtgcctatctcaggcgtcatcgggcatcaaggcaggatacaccctggacggtgtgccaacccatcacagggcacacacacacacacacacacactctcattcactcacacaatcacacactacggacaattttccagagatgccaatcaacctaccatgcatgtctttggaccgggggaggaaaccggagtacccggaggaaacccccgaggcacggggagaacatgcaaactccacacacacaaggtggaggtgggaatcgaacccccaaccctggaggtgtgaggtgaacgtgctaaccactaagccaccatgctccCAGTAATCTTGTTATTCATTCTAAATAAAATCCATAAGTCCATTAACATTTTTCACGTCTTTCACACACAGCAACCAACaactttgtgtttaattaaaatgattcataatAAATAGGATTACCTTATGAGGACATGCTTCAGAGAATTCCTCCGAACAAACCTGCATACACGCCGCCCGAGGGAACGTGGCATCATACGGCCGCGTCCACTGGGACACGGGTTGAGGAGCAGCCCACCGCCTGGAGCCCACAGGAGGAGCTGCGTATGGGATCCCGAAAAACACATGAGCTTTATCCAGGGTCAGTCCACGAACCGGACCGGAGTGTGTGATCACGACAGggtcttcagtgtgtgtgtgcactgcagggtcttcagtgtgtgtgtgcactgcagggtcttcagtgtgtgtgtgtactgcagggtcttcagtgtgtgtgtgtactgcagggtcttcagtgtgtgtgtgtactgcagggtcttcagtgtgtgtgtgtactgcagggtcttcagtgtgtgtgtgtactgcagggtcttcagtgtgtgtgtgtactgcagggtcttcagtgtgtgtgtgtactgcagggtcttcagtgtgtgtgtgtactgcaggGTCTTCAGTGGACTCCAGTGTTACGTCTGGTTCTTCATCCCACATGACTTTGTTTAACTTCACGCATTTAATGTCATTACACTCGTTATCATCTGACTGTTCCGTATGCATCCGTATAGAGTTAGGAATTTCAGCATCAGGTTTCATTTCATGTTGAAGGTTTACGTCATGAAATTCAGCCTCAGAAATCTGCACACTGTACTGATTATTGTTCAATATGTCATTACGTGGTGTCTTTTGGAAAGTCATGCTCCTGACTCCTCCAGTCCGAGGCGTGTAATACTGATTATGtgtgaaatgagtgtgtgtgagtcgtGAGTCTTTGCCTCTCTCTtgctccccacacacaaagtctGGTGTCACCATGGAAACCAGCACGAGCAAGGTTACTCCAGCGACTGATGAGCGAACCATGATGAGCTTCAACCAATATCACGCTGATGGAAAGCCAATCTCAGAGATGTGTTTTAcccacacatgctctctctctctctctctctctctctctctctctctcgctctcaatcaaacacacacaccttcaccatGTACTTACTCAGTTCTGAACCTCTTCTTCAGGACTTCAAGACTTTTTAGTTTCCCAAAATCTCTGAAGTCCTTCTCGCTTCTCTTCAGTCCATATAGTAAGTGAAGCAGGACTGAACTCGGTTTCTTTATAAATCTTGTGATATCAATaagccatgcacacacacatactcacgcacacatacacacacttacacacacacacacacacacacacacacacactcacacaaaaacatactcacacacacatacacacacacagaaggaagGCCTTTGTGAAACAAATAAGATTACAAGCAGCAGGAGATTATAATAAACTTGTTTAAACTTCTCACATGACTCCCATTTAACATTGTAACACATCATTCACACAGATCATGTGTCTCtttattaaatctaaaaattgtaattgttgataaattgcacacactcacacacacgcacacacacacacgcacacacacacacttacacacacactgtgtgtttcttctctttatGACCGTTCATGAAAACCTTCAGGTGAACAGAGCAGCAGCTGCTACACTCAGTGATGTGTGactgttaattattaatataaatgtgcacATTATTAAAGCCCCATTATTAATAACATGTTGTGATGTGATTTCAGAATCAGTCAATATTTCAAAAGCTCAAGCATGTAAATGAGAACAGTTTTTATATCTGTGGCTGTCAATATGCAGCAGGCAAAGACTCCGTGTACAGATTAGCATCAGAGCAGGATtagcattaacatttattttttatattttgaattgTGTATGCAGGTACATGTTGATATACTCATGTCTCTGTGTAAGTGTGatgtctgctttatttatttattattatttcctgctTTTAACTTACACATGATGTACAAATGAGATCAGGTCAAACTGAGAGCctcagagaaacacacaaacactcagaagTACAAACACACTGCTTTTCAAGATCATGACTCATCTGTGTTCACGCTGTTCTTCCCCGCTGCCTACGGAGCGGTATACATACAGCCGTCTCCATGGGAACAGCATAATTTTCATCACCCAGGGATGCACGGCCAAACGAAATAAATagtacatttgtgtaaatgctgtaaatgaacattaGACAGCGAATACGGTCGCGATGCAGCCGTCAAGAGACAACACTCACACGTGAACAATTATagagttgtgtttattttataatatattcataTGAAAGGTGAAAAGATTATTTAGAAGAATATCCTAATGATATGAGCAGATATGAGAATATGATGCACCAGGCCTACACAGCAGGACTTTACGCCATGTCAGCTCCCTGTCACGCTGagaaatgattataataatactaataataataataataataataataataataataataattgtattgaTCTAAGTCTTGATTAAAATGGAATTCGGTTTATTGAGTGACTTCAGTGTGTTGCATAAAAGTAAAGAAGCCAGAACGATCCAGTCAGGAGCTGCAGTTTAGAgcctttcagccaatcagagagcgCCTGAGCCGAACCACCAGGGCCGAGATCCCACCCTGGTATCCAGTCGTATTCTGCAGAGAGAGATATTGTCAACTAGAGAACAATCATTTAAAATTCTAAAGCTGAAAATTAGAGAAATATGAAATGAGTGAAAAAGTTATTTCTAAGTGGAGAGAGTCGGCGGGGTTATTAGAGTTCACGTGCAGGTTGAAGAGTCGTGTTTGTTAAATCTAGGAGTTAATGTGGAACATGAATCATCATCATACATACTTTTAACTTGGTCTCGGATTGGATCGGCTGTTGAAAAAATGAGTGTACAGACGATTGACACGTTTTATACTGACTAACACTTGTGATACTGAGCCAAAATAATGTGAGAACATGTTGCTGTTGTTCTTACTGCAAAGTTTGTCTCTGCATTTCTCTACACCGCACTTGCTGCAGGCCAGACCAACGATGTAGGGAGTGAATCCAAACACGTTTCCGCTGTCGTGCaagataataaaaatatcagaatTACAAAACCTGCTCAGAAATAACACATTATCATTTGTAAAAGTGTTTCAGAGTGAAACCTGAAGATTTCTGCTTACGCGTCACCGTAGTTACAGACAAAAATAGTCGACTCGGGATGATTGGAAAAGTTTTCAATTCCTCTGGAACAGACGTGGACGGCACAGCCAATTTTATAACTCGTCGCCCACATCAACTGAAACACacgaagaaaaggaaaggaaatgtagttgtctgtgtgtgtgtgtgtgtgtataatgtgtatgaaggagtctccggtgtgaGCTCTGTGTTTCTCAGAAACAAGATAAGCTGggatatttttcttattaacacgaagagagacaataaagagagaccgctgaggggacgagtgtttagagctgagacaataaagagagactgctgaggggacgagtgtttagagctgagagaatagagagagacagctgaggggacgagtgtttagagctgagagaatagagagagaccgctgaggggacgagtgtttagagctgagagaataaagagagactgctgaggggacgagtgtttagagctgattGAACACACTAAAGAAAGTCATTTGTTTCTctgatgttccacaacatcaaatgtaactgtaactaaaatgttaaagtataataaatctataaatcagaaaacaaagaacttgaacaaagtaaaaataaaatccaaaaacaaaacttgTTGCTTTTTCTAACCTGCGTAGGGGGAGACGACTGAATCTCTGTCATGACTAATAGACTCAAGGTGCACAAAATtatattcaacacacacacacacaatgatagcTGACCTGTGTATAATGTCCACACACTCGGGCACAGCTGTTGTTCCCATGTGTATAATCAGCACTCTCTTTGTTCCAGCTGTTGATTGCTGACTCGACTGTAAAGGCTGAATACGGAGCCCCGAGCCAGATGTTCTCTCCGACTTGCCGGAAGTCCGCGTGGGCCTTGCCCTCCTGCTTCAGCACAGGGTTATGGGATGCCTTGCAATGTCTCGCCCAGGACCGAGCACCTCTTGCCAGTGCATTATCCCAggactgcacaaacacacacacacacacacacacacacacaaacattgaaaacaaaaacattattttctcaTATCTAGATAATAATCTCAGATCTCATTTCTCACAACCTTCTTCAGCTGACATCAGTATGAGGTTTTATTTTTGGCTCCACATCAGTTTATTTCCTGTTAAATCTTTTACAGTGaatcactgtttattttaagtTACAGTGTAGATGTGAGCTCAACAGCACCACCAACAGGTcgtaataaaacacaacagtgtgAAGGAGCCAGAAACGAGGCTGAGGCTGATTTCTCTCTTATTCAGACTGTAGATTCCTGCAGCCAATCAGTGACAGTCGTGTCAGGTGATTACACACAGGGACACGCCCCCTAGACCTAATCTCCATCCAGCAGTCATCAGCAGCGTGTAAGATGGAGCTGGACAGATACAGATC
Above is a window of Tachysurus vachellii isolate PV-2020 chromosome 9, HZAU_Pvac_v1, whole genome shotgun sequence DNA encoding:
- the si:dkey-30c15.17 gene encoding cAMP-regulated D2 protein encodes the protein MVRSSVAGVTLLVLVSMVTPDFVCGEQERGKDSRLTHTHFTHNQYYTPRTGGVRSMTFQKTPRNDILNNNQYSVQISEAEFHDVNLQHEMKPDAEIPNSIRMHTEQSDDNECNDIKCVKLNKVMWDEEPDVTLESTEDPAVHTHTEDPAVHTHTEDPVVITHSGPVRGLTLDKAHVFFGIPYAAPPVGSRRWAAPQPVSQWTRPYDATFPRAACMQVCSEEFSEACPHKVNEDCLYLNIYVPVSVKLSVKTTAQLPVMVWIHGGDFIAGSASKPLYDGSFISNYSNTLVVNVEYRLGAFGFLVTGQDPERSAVGNYGILDQQAALHWVQTNIAGFGGDPEKVTLFGESAGAQSVCLHLMINSSEDLFRHATIQSQPFSIPLKTRWDAMKLGRNVVKQTNCSVSDLQCLRSLSALTVLQAQVNAGSKIINPFRFLEVFETWGPHVDGELITEQPITAFQRGHWQSYKPVIMGTTSEEGVIFVYGAFNGSVSVLECVVYTTAIFKQHTLKVLEKYLPVYHKVDKRTMLSQIVTDFVFLCPARRAVRSALGMGGALWLYVFDHTPSDHKIWEGLTFCYDHACHGAELPFLFDSAPAANFSFTPQERRLANQMVCYWGAFAHSGDPNSHRKHTTFCRNQRLAPWPRYRSAERWPVLNLTLQSHLQHGNRDQFCDFWDQLNVY
- the glipr1b gene encoding glioma pathogenesis-related protein 1b isoform X2, producing the protein MLSLSHTHTHTLTLTHTHTLRDNLSLFSVIMDLLTCVLLWISVLLSGARAFMLPDIGDPDFIRRCVQTHNVYRSRAHPPAANMRSMSWDNALARGARSWARHCKASHNPVLKQEGKAHADFRQVGENIWLGAPYSAFTVESAINSWNKESADYTHGNNSCARVCGHYTQLMWATSYKIGCAVHVCSRGIENFSNHPESTIFVCNYGDAGNVFGFTPYIVGLACSKCGVEKCRDKLCKYDWIPGWDLGPGGSAQALSDWLKGSKLQLLTGSFWLLYFYATH
- the glipr1b gene encoding glioma pathogenesis-related protein 1b isoform X1, with translation MLSLSHTHTHTLTLTHTHTLRDNLSLFSVIMDLLTCVLLWISVLLSGARAFMLPDIGDPDFIRRCVQTHNVYRSRAHPPAANMRSMSWDNALARGARSWARHCKASHNPVLKQEGKAHADFRQVGENIWLGAPYSAFTVESAINSWNKESADYTHGNNSCARVCGHYTQLMWATSYKIGCAVHVCSRGIENFSNHPESTIFVCNYGDAGNVFGFTPYIVGLACSKCGVEKCRDKLCTDPIRDQVKKYDWIPGWDLGPGGSAQALSDWLKGSKLQLLTGSFWLLYFYATH